A genome region from Psychrobacter jeotgali includes the following:
- the bioB gene encoding biotin synthase BioB gives MAGLLCISEPNDKNTDLFTLANHSSPIKYSREQISQLFDLPLMDLLLQAQTIHRQYFKPNQVQISTLLSIKTGNCPEDCGYCSQSGHHRNKTKLQAEKRLEVDKVIAAAKRAKAAGSSRFCMGAAWKHPSSKDMPYVIELIQEVKGLGLETCMTLGMLDATQAKQLADAGLDYYNHNLDTSRRYYEQVVSTRSYDERLDTLNHVRNSGINVCSGNIVGMGESREDRIDWLYELIKMPKPPESIPVNLLVPIAGTPIGDKVLAEGQLPIIEWIRTIAVTRICCPDSYVRLSAGRESLSDAEQALAFMAGANSFFYGDKLLTTGNASQSDDDRLMRQLGLSAQLAAPVTAKPLEVIDAMSGQQSQIHIRG, from the coding sequence ATGGCAGGACTGCTCTGTATCTCCGAACCTAATGATAAAAACACTGACTTATTTACTTTAGCTAACCATAGCTCGCCGATAAAATATAGCCGTGAACAAATATCTCAGCTGTTTGACTTACCCTTAATGGACTTATTACTCCAAGCACAAACTATTCATCGCCAGTATTTTAAGCCCAACCAAGTACAAATTAGCACCCTCTTATCGATCAAAACTGGCAACTGTCCAGAAGATTGTGGTTACTGCTCACAATCAGGTCATCACCGCAATAAGACTAAATTGCAGGCTGAAAAACGCTTGGAAGTTGATAAGGTTATTGCAGCGGCTAAACGTGCCAAAGCCGCAGGCTCGTCACGGTTCTGTATGGGCGCAGCTTGGAAACATCCTAGTAGCAAGGATATGCCCTATGTCATAGAGTTGATCCAAGAGGTCAAAGGCTTAGGGCTTGAGACTTGCATGACGCTTGGCATGCTTGATGCCACCCAAGCTAAACAATTAGCGGACGCTGGACTCGATTACTATAATCATAACTTAGATACTTCGCGGCGTTACTATGAACAGGTAGTTAGTACACGTAGTTATGATGAGCGCTTAGATACTTTAAACCATGTACGCAACTCTGGTATCAATGTTTGTAGTGGTAATATCGTTGGTATGGGTGAGAGCCGTGAGGATCGTATTGATTGGCTCTATGAGCTGATTAAAATGCCAAAGCCACCTGAATCTATACCGGTGAACTTACTGGTGCCTATTGCCGGGACTCCGATTGGTGACAAAGTGTTAGCAGAAGGTCAGCTACCAATCATTGAGTGGATACGTACCATTGCAGTAACACGTATCTGCTGCCCAGACAGTTATGTCCGTCTGTCTGCTGGACGCGAAAGCCTTTCAGATGCTGAGCAAGCATTGGCTTTTATGGCCGGCGCTAACTCCTTTTTTTATGGTGACAAGTTACTGACAACAGGTAACGCTAGCCAATCAGATGACGATCGACTTATGCGTCAGCTAGGCTTGAGCGCGCAACTTGCAGCTCCTGTCACAGCTAAGCCGTTAGAAGTAATAGACGCTATGAGCGGTCAACAGTCGCAAATTCATATTAGAGGTTAA
- a CDS encoding PA3496 family putative envelope integrity protein, with amino-acid sequence MSDADIDDDFDDDFIDDDDAKMVEEAETSVRTRLSSLEKRRLIDNLLEEKRLEKELKDELDDLDNLNDDWDEDWDDDDL; translated from the coding sequence ATGAGTGATGCCGATATTGATGATGATTTTGATGATGACTTCATTGATGATGATGATGCAAAAATGGTAGAAGAGGCAGAAACGAGTGTACGCACCCGTTTAAGTAGCCTTGAGAAGCGCCGTCTAATTGATAACTTGTTAGAAGAAAAGCGTCTAGAAAAAGAGTTAAAAGATGAGCTTGATGATTTAGATAATTTAAATGACGACTGGGATGAGGATTGGGATGACGACGATCTTTAG
- the hemJ gene encoding protoporphyrinogen oxidase HemJ: MIDYLNWIKAAHIIAVVCWFAAIFYLPRLFVYHAMSEDLVSQERFIVMERKLYRGIMTPSMIATWILGLWMVGLGWEVYKTQGWLHVKIVLVILLSAYHGACGFYRKKLVRNPQYKTHVFWRWFNEVPVFALIFIVILAVVKPF; encoded by the coding sequence ATGATAGATTATCTTAACTGGATTAAAGCGGCGCACATTATCGCCGTAGTGTGCTGGTTTGCAGCAATTTTTTACTTGCCACGTTTGTTTGTTTATCATGCGATGAGTGAGGATCTGGTGAGTCAAGAGCGCTTCATCGTTATGGAGCGCAAACTCTATCGCGGCATTATGACGCCCTCCATGATAGCCACCTGGATACTTGGTCTATGGATGGTGGGATTAGGCTGGGAGGTTTATAAAACTCAAGGTTGGCTACACGTGAAAATAGTGCTAGTAATTTTGCTGTCAGCATATCACGGCGCTTGTGGATTTTATCGTAAAAAACTGGTTCGCAATCCTCAATATAAAACCCATGTCTTCTGGCGCTGGTTCAATGAAGTGCCAGTATTCGCCCTGATATTTATTGTCATTCTAGCAGTAGTAAAACCCTTTTAA
- the aciT gene encoding AciT family ciprofloxacin tolerance protein — protein sequence MMLLTILSGVGIEAWDTGILFSFGILAGLVVALAFTAQRWLIAYLLGGIAYWLVVEGIHSALLSWLTLSEWHSYVAAMGISWLPLFAWVLYRALRYDSVSYAMQKERELAVARYIEHSPIYDENYQPRFE from the coding sequence ATGATGTTATTAACGATACTATCGGGTGTGGGCATAGAGGCTTGGGACACGGGGATATTGTTCAGTTTTGGCATATTGGCAGGGCTAGTAGTAGCGCTCGCATTTACCGCCCAGCGCTGGCTGATCGCCTATTTACTAGGCGGTATCGCTTACTGGCTTGTCGTCGAAGGCATTCATAGCGCACTACTAAGCTGGCTGACGCTTAGCGAATGGCACAGTTATGTAGCGGCAATGGGTATCAGCTGGTTGCCTTTATTTGCATGGGTACTTTATCGAGCATTACGCTATGATAGCGTCAGCTATGCTATGCAAAAAGAGCGTGAATTAGCCGTCGCTCGTTATATTGAGCACAGCCCTATTTATGATGAAAATTATCAGCCCCGTTTTGAATAG
- the serB gene encoding phosphoserine phosphatase SerB — MPKNTPYSLPKDSKAWQQAVNSIASLLPENTDLHDFDALQSLPVFALIVVLPAHIPAMDIHQYVQSWVDEQPNWHLVTVAEDKDATFVNINIDDTPSVATDNTARQSFVPAQVFRYLLVPVNNTLMHPAKKTAAAHIIDDQLTTRLRRDLAENYDKAQNTSTEQASTIDNLDLVDCHILSVGHMLRTHKLACFDMDSTLIEQEVIVELAKTAGIGEQVEAITEAAMRGEIDFDESFAQRMALLQGIPTSVLDEICTKLTLSTGARTTISALKTLGYHTVLVSGGFTYFANYIAEQLGIDEVHANHLDIDEDEVTGYVQLPIVNGDKKAEIVAHTAEHLGIAMSQVVCVGDGANDLPMMAIADLGIAYNAKPIVQARADAAVNVTGLEGVLYALGHPALVPAK, encoded by the coding sequence ATGCCAAAAAATACGCCATACTCGTTACCAAAAGACAGCAAAGCATGGCAACAAGCGGTTAATTCTATAGCATCGCTGTTGCCTGAAAACACTGACTTGCATGATTTTGATGCGCTACAATCTTTGCCTGTTTTTGCCCTAATCGTGGTATTGCCCGCTCATATTCCAGCGATGGATATTCATCAGTACGTACAGTCATGGGTTGATGAGCAGCCCAACTGGCACTTAGTCACGGTAGCAGAAGATAAAGACGCCACTTTTGTAAATATAAATATTGATGACACCCCAAGTGTTGCTACTGATAATACGGCTAGACAGTCTTTTGTGCCTGCGCAAGTGTTCCGTTATCTATTGGTGCCGGTCAATAATACGCTTATGCACCCCGCTAAAAAAACCGCTGCTGCCCATATTATTGACGATCAGCTGACTACTCGCCTACGCCGTGATTTAGCAGAAAACTATGATAAAGCGCAGAATACTAGCACCGAGCAAGCCTCAACCATAGACAATTTGGACTTGGTGGATTGTCATATCTTATCGGTGGGCCATATGCTGCGCACCCATAAACTGGCGTGCTTCGATATGGACTCCACTTTAATTGAGCAAGAGGTGATCGTTGAGCTGGCAAAAACGGCGGGTATTGGCGAGCAAGTAGAGGCCATCACTGAAGCGGCTATGCGCGGTGAGATTGATTTTGATGAGTCATTTGCCCAGCGTATGGCGTTATTACAAGGTATTCCAACTTCGGTACTCGACGAGATTTGCACCAAGCTGACCTTGTCGACAGGCGCCCGTACAACCATCAGTGCGCTGAAGACTTTGGGTTATCATACGGTGCTGGTGTCAGGTGGCTTTACTTATTTTGCCAATTATATCGCTGAGCAACTGGGTATTGACGAGGTTCATGCCAACCATTTAGATATTGATGAAGATGAAGTTACCGGTTACGTGCAACTGCCTATCGTTAATGGTGACAAAAAAGCTGAAATCGTTGCCCATACTGCTGAGCACTTAGGTATCGCTATGTCACAAGTGGTCTGTGTTGGCGACGGTGCCAATGATTTACCGATGATGGCCATTGCAGATTTGGGTATCGCCTATAATGCTAAGCCTATTGTGCAAGCCCGTGCCGATGCGGCGGTCAATGTCACCGGACTTGAAGGGGTGCTCTACGCACTTGGCCATCCTGCATTGGTGCCTGCCAAATAA
- a CDS encoding SCP2 sterol-binding domain-containing protein, with protein sequence MFNIPVLDIKSDPLDVLLAVVGYRLSMLADSDDEEVQALFADRKVIIEIASEEADIARYFSFDNGEFSQRSGHADNADLTINFKDSMTGVKLLTKGSLPAFMTAVQENKLSIEGDYSLMMWFNKLAKHIVPTIPEQYEPYIQKAKPYAYKAQQFANHWIGVAKHKLGK encoded by the coding sequence ATGTTTAACATTCCTGTTTTAGATATCAAATCCGACCCGTTAGACGTACTATTGGCCGTGGTTGGCTACCGTCTATCTATGCTCGCTGATAGCGACGATGAAGAGGTTCAAGCGTTATTTGCTGATCGTAAAGTAATCATCGAGATTGCCAGCGAAGAAGCTGATATCGCTCGTTATTTTAGCTTTGATAATGGCGAGTTTAGCCAGCGTAGTGGTCATGCAGATAACGCTGACTTGACCATCAATTTCAAAGACTCTATGACTGGCGTAAAGCTTTTGACCAAAGGCAGCCTGCCCGCCTTTATGACTGCAGTACAAGAGAATAAACTAAGCATAGAAGGCGATTACAGCCTGATGATGTGGTTTAATAAACTGGCTAAGCATATCGTGCCGACTATTCCAGAACAGTATGAGCCTTATATTCAAAAAGCAAAGCCCTACGCCTATAAAGCCCAGCAGTTCGCTAATCATTGGATCGGGGTTGCTAAGCATAAGCTTGGTAAGTAA
- a CDS encoding DUF368 domain-containing protein — MTASPSPRPDTPSPSLAAKSTATPAKSNSPKQLFGVYIKGMAMGAADIVPGVSGGTIALIAGIYERLINAISSIGPSLWQVFRQQGGIKGLWAVWRQVDATFLLFLLLGIVSSFATLAGIIKHLLDNEPLLIWSFFFGLVAATVVILLTEIKRWNIGRISLFAIGLIIAVTVSNLPLSTATPGLPYLFFAGAIAICAMVLPGVSGSFILLLMGAYDTVLEAVDTMNLSVIFTVIAGMATGLLLFTRLLKWLLSHYYQATLALLIGFIAGSLVKVWPWKIDAVGTLNGDAIHNVAPWHYPTGAQWLTTIGLMVLGAVLVSLLSWWGHRRVD, encoded by the coding sequence ATGACGGCATCACCATCACCGCGGCCCGATACGCCGTCGCCAAGCTTAGCAGCTAAGTCCACAGCTACCCCAGCCAAATCTAATAGCCCCAAGCAGCTATTTGGCGTTTATATCAAAGGAATGGCGATGGGAGCCGCTGACATTGTACCGGGAGTATCCGGCGGTACGATAGCGCTAATTGCTGGTATTTATGAGCGTTTAATCAATGCCATTAGTAGTATCGGTCCCAGCTTATGGCAAGTATTTCGCCAACAAGGTGGCATAAAAGGCTTATGGGCGGTATGGCGCCAAGTAGATGCGACTTTTTTATTGTTTCTACTCTTAGGTATCGTCTCCAGCTTTGCGACCTTAGCGGGCATAATTAAGCATTTACTTGATAATGAGCCGCTGCTGATTTGGTCGTTTTTCTTTGGCTTAGTAGCTGCTACCGTGGTTATTTTATTAACTGAAATTAAGCGCTGGAATATCGGTCGGATCAGTTTATTCGCTATCGGTCTTATTATAGCCGTCACCGTTAGCAATCTGCCGTTGTCGACGGCTACTCCTGGGTTGCCCTACTTGTTTTTCGCAGGGGCGATTGCGATTTGTGCCATGGTATTACCCGGGGTATCTGGCTCCTTTATCTTATTATTAATGGGTGCCTATGACACCGTTTTAGAAGCCGTCGATACCATGAACCTGAGCGTAATCTTTACCGTTATCGCTGGCATGGCGACCGGTTTGCTGTTATTTACGCGCTTACTCAAATGGCTACTGTCACACTATTATCAGGCGACTTTAGCTTTACTAATAGGATTTATTGCAGGCTCTCTAGTGAAAGTATGGCCATGGAAAATCGATGCTGTAGGCACTTTAAATGGGGATGCTATCCATAACGTTGCCCCGTGGCACTATCCCACTGGCGCTCAGTGGCTGACTACCATAGGATTGATGGTATTAGGAGCGGTATTGGTCTCGCTATTATCTTGGTGGGGTCACCGTAGAGTTGATTGA
- a CDS encoding YecA/YgfB family protein, translating to MSNPLSFDELLDYLDNQESQYVLDSIATHGFLTATVVGPELPNWIDALFEGHVSEIPANVIDGIKRWRAAIESELKNETPIELPFGEDAGNEEVAVDFSDESDIVAWSIGFVDAMYGDEASDWFADEDTSEDVAVLTLPMIVLSGIDDEDPELAQMRQDNDKLAQMANSIEGNLTELFLLFHTND from the coding sequence ATGAGTAACCCTTTAAGTTTTGATGAATTATTAGACTATCTAGACAATCAAGAGAGCCAATATGTGCTTGATAGTATTGCCACTCATGGCTTTTTGACCGCTACCGTCGTTGGTCCTGAACTACCTAACTGGATCGATGCGCTATTTGAAGGTCATGTCAGTGAGATTCCAGCAAACGTAATCGATGGGATTAAGCGCTGGCGTGCCGCTATTGAGTCTGAGCTCAAAAACGAGACCCCTATTGAACTCCCTTTTGGTGAAGACGCCGGTAATGAAGAGGTTGCTGTTGATTTCTCTGACGAGTCTGACATTGTCGCTTGGTCGATTGGTTTTGTAGATGCTATGTATGGCGATGAAGCCAGCGATTGGTTTGCAGATGAAGACACTAGCGAGGATGTAGCGGTATTGACCTTGCCTATGATCGTGCTTAGCGGTATTGATGATGAAGATCCAGAGCTGGCTCAAATGCGTCAAGATAACGATAAGTTGGCACAAATGGCCAATAGTATTGAAGGTAACTTAACTGAGCTGTTCTTATTGTTTCATACCAATGACTAA
- the rph gene encoding ribonuclease PH, with product MRIDNRELDQLRSISFERHYTKHAEGSVLVSFGETKVLCTASVESGVPRWLKGKGKGWITAEYGMLPRATNTRNQREATRGKQSGRTQEIQRLIGRSLRAMIDLSKLGENTIYLDCDVLQADGGTRTASITGAAIALIDALESIQKTKKLKADPLIGLVAAVSVGIKDGEVYLDLNYEEDSSCDTDLNVVITQKGEYIELQGTAEDKPFTREQADRMLSMAEKGIAELIAMQQTALGW from the coding sequence ATGCGTATTGACAACCGTGAGCTCGACCAACTTCGTTCGATTAGCTTTGAGCGCCATTATACCAAGCATGCCGAAGGCTCAGTGTTAGTCAGCTTTGGCGAAACTAAAGTGTTGTGTACAGCCAGTGTTGAGTCCGGCGTACCACGCTGGTTAAAAGGCAAAGGTAAAGGCTGGATTACCGCTGAATACGGCATGTTACCACGCGCTACTAATACCCGGAACCAACGTGAAGCGACTCGCGGTAAGCAATCAGGACGTACTCAAGAGATTCAACGCTTGATCGGTCGTAGTCTGCGTGCCATGATTGACTTGAGTAAGCTGGGCGAAAATACCATTTATCTAGATTGTGATGTATTGCAAGCAGATGGTGGCACCCGTACCGCTAGTATCACTGGCGCAGCTATTGCTCTGATCGATGCGCTTGAGAGTATTCAAAAGACTAAAAAGCTTAAAGCTGATCCCTTAATTGGTTTGGTTGCTGCAGTATCGGTTGGTATCAAAGATGGTGAGGTCTATTTAGATCTAAACTATGAAGAAGATTCGAGCTGCGACACTGATTTGAACGTAGTAATAACTCAAAAAGGCGAGTATATCGAGCTACAAGGCACAGCAGAAGACAAACCATTTACCCGCGAGCAAGCGGATAGAATGTTATCAATGGCCGAAAAAGGTATTGCTGAGTTGATAGCAATGCAGCAAACTGCACTTGGTTGGTAA
- a CDS encoding YbjQ family protein, with protein MNNSVTQMLINYAPLIVLFVVGWYFGARHERQHLERLLLSEQELSHITVSTERFYRPKLAAHSEGELVLGSVVIAQDYFKMVIARVMSLFGLNLITYETLLDRARREAVVRMRTQAHLKGYNYIYGLRFEVTNVNQLGSMVEAIAYGTAVMSIESL; from the coding sequence ATGAATAATTCTGTTACGCAGATGCTGATTAATTATGCGCCGCTTATCGTCTTGTTTGTAGTCGGTTGGTATTTTGGTGCCCGTCACGAGCGTCAGCATTTAGAGCGTTTGCTACTCTCAGAGCAAGAGCTTAGTCATATTACGGTATCTACTGAGCGTTTTTATCGACCTAAATTAGCAGCACATAGCGAAGGCGAGTTGGTACTGGGTAGCGTAGTAATTGCCCAGGATTACTTCAAAATGGTGATTGCTCGGGTAATGAGCTTATTTGGACTCAACTTAATCACTTATGAGACCCTGCTTGATCGAGCTCGCCGTGAGGCCGTAGTACGTATGCGTACCCAAGCACATCTTAAAGGCTATAACTATATCTACGGTTTACGTTTTGAAGTTACCAACGTCAATCAGCTCGGCAGTATGGTCGAAGCAATTGCCTATGGCACCGCGGTGATGAGTATTGAAAGCCTCTAA
- a CDS encoding YbjQ family protein → MQLSNLEHLPNHQITERLDVVYGSTVRSKHVGKDLFAGLKNIVGGELTAYTELLEESRQEAIDRMVVKAEALGADAVVGLRFSTSSIAQGASELFVYGTAVKAIPVQQQSYQHPPYPPSDDHHPSNQPTQPAPTDDLPRFNPFG, encoded by the coding sequence GTGCAACTCTCCAATCTTGAGCATTTACCCAATCATCAAATTACCGAGCGTTTGGATGTGGTCTATGGTAGTACAGTACGCTCAAAACATGTCGGTAAAGACTTATTCGCTGGTCTCAAAAATATCGTGGGCGGCGAGCTGACCGCTTATACTGAGCTATTGGAAGAGTCACGCCAAGAAGCGATAGATCGTATGGTGGTCAAGGCGGAAGCGTTAGGAGCAGATGCTGTGGTTGGTTTGCGTTTTTCGACCTCTAGTATTGCCCAAGGCGCATCAGAGCTGTTTGTTTATGGTACAGCAGTCAAGGCAATACCGGTGCAACAGCAGTCCTACCAACATCCCCCTTACCCACCTTCCGATGACCATCATCCGTCTAATCAACCCACGCAGCCTGCGCCAACTGATGATTTGCCACGCTTCAATCCTTTTGGTTAA